From a region of the Pseudomonadaceae bacterium SI-3 genome:
- a CDS encoding gluconokinase has translation MGVSGSGKTETSHAVADALGFRHIEADHFHPEENVARMRAGTPLSDADRVEWLQRLVIEMQRAIDDDVGFVLACSALKRRYRDLLRDAVPGLCFAHLSIDYDTAIQRVGGRAGHFMPISLVDSQFATLESPAGEPHVLVVDASQPREQVLNEITRWMNQDSGLAINAKEDLSAAPLDSANKRGGAHGSQRSSEPAKMVDSQDVEPKGAELTTQPIYGGKFAQGFDRITDWLMAALLAFMVIVVFSSVVLRYAFGTGWTGAEELSRLAFVWLVFVGVASSMRRGELMAFSMIRDRFPHLLRRLVDSVSWIMVAVASALAAMGGWNQMQFGWTINSPVVGYPLAVAMVPVAASMVALAVLALIQLVNVWRRQPPLPIAEANVTAD, from the coding sequence ATGGGCGTCAGTGGTTCGGGCAAGACCGAAACCAGCCATGCCGTGGCTGATGCACTGGGCTTTCGACACATCGAAGCCGATCATTTCCATCCCGAAGAAAACGTTGCGCGCATGCGTGCCGGCACGCCTTTGTCGGATGCCGACCGGGTCGAGTGGCTGCAAAGGCTCGTCATCGAAATGCAGCGTGCCATCGACGACGACGTTGGCTTCGTTCTCGCCTGTTCTGCCCTGAAGCGCCGTTACCGCGACCTGTTGCGCGACGCCGTGCCTGGCCTGTGCTTTGCGCATCTTTCCATCGATTACGACACGGCTATCCAGCGCGTTGGTGGGCGGGCCGGTCATTTCATGCCGATTTCGCTGGTGGACAGCCAGTTCGCGACGCTCGAGTCGCCGGCAGGCGAGCCCCACGTGCTTGTGGTCGATGCCAGCCAGCCGCGAGAGCAGGTTCTGAACGAGATCACCCGCTGGATGAATCAGGACAGCGGCTTGGCTATTAATGCCAAGGAAGACCTTTCCGCGGCTCCGCTTGATAGCGCTAACAAGCGCGGCGGCGCGCACGGCAGTCAGCGCAGTAGCGAGCCTGCCAAGATGGTGGATAGTCAGGACGTCGAGCCCAAGGGCGCCGAGCTGACTACTCAGCCGATCTACGGCGGCAAGTTCGCTCAAGGTTTCGACCGGATCACTGACTGGCTGATGGCAGCGCTGCTGGCCTTCATGGTCATCGTGGTGTTCAGCAGTGTGGTCTTGCGCTATGCCTTCGGTACTGGTTGGACGGGCGCAGAAGAGCTCTCGAGGCTGGCCTTCGTCTGGCTGGTGTTCGTCGGTGTGGCTTCGAGCATGCGCCGAGGCGAGCTGATGGCGTTCAGCATGATTCGTGACCGGTTTCCCCATCTGCTCCGCCGCTTGGTGGACTCGGTCAGCTGGATCATGGTCGCAGTGGCCAGTGCGTTGGCCGCAATGGGCGGATGGAATCAGATGCAGTTCGGCTGGACCATCAACAGCCCGGTGGTGGGGTATCCGCTGGCCGTGGCCATGGTTCCGGTTGCGGCCAGCATGGTCGCTCTCGCCGTCCTTGCGCTGATCCAGCTGGTGAATGTCTGGCGCCGACAGCCGCCGTTACCCATCGCCGAAGCCAACGTAACGGCCGATTGA
- a CDS encoding Tat pathway signal protein, producing the protein MTDDSQNILFGNGDELPSNHSANPHIQDVINQGRRKVVASGAAFGALAFLGGLPSIAGAAEPAKIGSGQPFQLRNRLPFGAVPVTRADTITVPAGFSAKTFIPWGTPICGSYPAFLEDASNSAEDQAQQTGMHHDGMHFFPMDARFKGRKSDHGLLVLNHEYIDAPLLHPNGPTVVNGKRVDADEVRKEINAHGVSVVEVRRGPQGEWSVLPSARNRRITGATPMHIEGPARGHELMQTRYSPSGTSTRGTLNNCSNGYTPWGTYLTCEENWAGYFAVRDAELPRHLERYGLRSSGRYGWETVRGDEFERFDATATAADARADYRNEPNTFGWIVEIDPFDPDSTPVKHTALGRFGHEGLVFAPTKPGWPLVCYSGDDSQNEYIYKYISRDKYRPQRSDGRLLDDGTLYVARFNPDGSGDWLALDIEDAAFQQACAAANVSFADQGEVLINTRLAADVVGATKMDRPEWGAVHPDTGEVYFTLTNNSSREEADAANPRAPNPTGHIIRWRELGKNQIGTQFQWDLYLLAGPQSDSRDPRGRPLTDENIMASPDGLWFDEEGRLWIQTDMSGSQLRSGPFGNNQMLISDPKSGETKRFLVGPLGAEVTGITATPDFRTLFVNIQHPGEGSTPTEYTSTWPDGPGRRPRSATVIITRDYGGRIL; encoded by the coding sequence GTGACTGACGATAGTCAAAACATACTGTTCGGCAACGGCGATGAACTGCCAAGTAACCATTCCGCCAACCCTCACATCCAGGATGTCATCAACCAAGGCCGTCGCAAGGTCGTGGCGAGCGGAGCAGCGTTCGGTGCGCTTGCCTTTCTGGGCGGCCTGCCTTCGATAGCAGGAGCAGCCGAGCCGGCCAAGATCGGCAGTGGTCAGCCCTTCCAGCTGCGTAATCGCCTCCCCTTTGGTGCAGTGCCGGTAACCCGCGCCGACACCATCACCGTGCCCGCCGGTTTTTCCGCCAAGACGTTCATTCCGTGGGGCACGCCAATCTGCGGTAGCTACCCCGCTTTTCTGGAAGACGCCAGCAACAGTGCAGAAGACCAGGCTCAGCAGACCGGCATGCATCACGACGGCATGCATTTCTTCCCGATGGACGCGCGCTTCAAGGGCCGTAAAAGTGATCACGGTCTGCTCGTACTGAATCATGAGTACATTGATGCCCCGCTGCTGCATCCCAACGGCCCAACGGTGGTCAATGGCAAACGCGTGGATGCCGATGAAGTGCGCAAGGAGATCAACGCGCACGGTGTTTCGGTCGTCGAGGTACGCCGTGGCCCTCAGGGAGAATGGTCGGTACTGCCATCCGCACGCAACCGCCGCATAACCGGCGCGACGCCGATGCATATCGAAGGTCCGGCTCGTGGCCATGAGCTGATGCAAACCCGCTACAGCCCAAGCGGTACGTCGACCCGCGGTACGCTGAACAACTGCTCGAATGGCTACACGCCATGGGGCACCTACCTAACGTGCGAAGAAAACTGGGCGGGCTATTTCGCAGTGCGCGACGCTGAATTGCCTCGCCACCTGGAGCGCTACGGCCTTCGTTCGAGCGGGCGTTACGGCTGGGAGACGGTTCGCGGCGACGAATTCGAGCGTTTCGATGCGACCGCGACAGCCGCAGACGCGCGAGCCGACTATCGTAACGAACCGAATACGTTTGGCTGGATTGTCGAAATCGATCCCTTCGACCCGGATTCCACTCCGGTCAAGCACACTGCCCTGGGCCGCTTTGGTCACGAAGGCTTGGTGTTTGCACCTACCAAACCGGGCTGGCCGCTCGTCTGCTACTCCGGCGACGATTCGCAGAACGAATACATCTACAAGTACATCAGTCGCGACAAGTACCGCCCGCAGCGCAGCGACGGCCGGCTACTCGACGATGGCACGCTGTACGTCGCGCGCTTCAACCCGGACGGCAGCGGCGACTGGCTGGCGTTGGATATCGAAGACGCGGCCTTCCAGCAGGCTTGCGCTGCAGCAAACGTCAGCTTTGCTGATCAGGGCGAGGTACTGATCAATACTCGTCTGGCAGCGGACGTCGTTGGCGCGACCAAAATGGACCGCCCTGAGTGGGGCGCCGTTCATCCCGACACCGGTGAGGTGTATTTCACGCTCACCAACAACAGCTCGCGGGAGGAAGCCGACGCAGCCAACCCTCGCGCGCCGAACCCCACCGGACACATCATTCGTTGGCGTGAGCTTGGCAAGAATCAGATTGGCACGCAGTTCCAGTGGGATCTGTATTTGCTCGCTGGGCCACAGAGTGACAGCCGAGATCCGCGCGGTCGGCCACTGACTGACGAAAACATCATGGCGAGCCCGGACGGGCTTTGGTTCGACGAGGAAGGACGACTCTGGATCCAGACCGACATGAGCGGAAGTCAGCTCAGAAGCGGCCCCTTCGGCAACAACCAGATGCTGATATCGGACCCGAAGAGCGGCGAGACCAAGCGCTTCCTGGTCGGACCCCTGGGAGCCGAAGTGACCGGTATCACCGCGACTCCGGACTTCCGCACGCTGTTTGTGAACATCCAGCACCCAGGGGAAGGATCAACGCCAACGGAATACACCAGCACCTGGCCCGACGGCCCTGGCCGCAGACCGCGTTCGGCGACGGTGATCATCACGCGTGACTATGGCGGGCGTATTCTCTAG
- a CDS encoding peptidylprolyl isomerase (rotamase C; accelerates isomerization of the peptidyl prolyl bond): protein MPKAMARHILVKTEAEAAQLKKRIANGEAFDVLARKFSTCPSGKKGGDLGEVRPGQMVRSIDQVIFKKPLREVHGPIKSQFGYHLVQVFYRD from the coding sequence ATGCCCAAAGCCATGGCCCGCCACATCCTGGTCAAGACCGAAGCTGAAGCCGCGCAGCTGAAAAAGCGCATCGCCAACGGCGAAGCCTTCGATGTGCTAGCAAGGAAGTTTTCGACCTGCCCGTCGGGCAAGAAAGGCGGTGATCTAGGCGAAGTTCGACCGGGGCAAATGGTGCGCAGCATCGATCAGGTGATTTTCAAAAAGCCGCTGCGTGAAGTGCATGGTCCAATCAAAAGCCAGTTCGGTTATCACCTCGTGCAGGTGTTCTACCGCGACTGA
- a CDS encoding cell division protein ZapE has protein sequence MNTSAPLAMYRQAIAREGYVSDAAQLRTVERLQHCYETLHGNVARELRCGVYLWGPVGRGKTWLMDMFHRSLKVPARRQHFHHFMRWVHIRLFQLNGTSDPLQALATELSEDVRVLCFDELFVADIGDAIILGRLFQVMFEQGVVIVATSNQPPHQLYADGFNRERFLPAIDAIERHMHVVNVDGGADHRLRPGVGEQRYWVRDPHEDGVLRSVFDRLNGGATTTTEPVLIGRRPLQVVCSSDSVLWCRFADLCAQPFSALDFIELCDRYQSILIGDVPRLGSEQREGRIARGTEDGAARVAAGDRELPKLAAHDDSVRRFIALVDECYDRGVPLYLEARVAMDELYTEGYLSFAFRRTLSRLREMQLQRFGRAD, from the coding sequence ATGAACACCAGCGCTCCGCTTGCCATGTATCGGCAAGCCATCGCCCGTGAGGGCTACGTCAGTGATGCAGCTCAGCTGCGCACGGTGGAACGGCTGCAGCACTGCTACGAGACGCTGCATGGCAACGTGGCCCGTGAATTGCGCTGCGGTGTCTATCTGTGGGGACCGGTCGGGCGCGGCAAGACCTGGCTGATGGACATGTTCCATCGCAGCCTCAAAGTGCCGGCGAGGCGTCAGCATTTTCACCACTTCATGCGCTGGGTACACATTCGTCTGTTTCAGCTCAACGGCACGTCAGATCCGCTACAGGCGTTAGCGACGGAGCTGAGCGAAGACGTGCGGGTGCTGTGTTTCGACGAGCTGTTCGTGGCGGATATCGGCGATGCGATTATCCTGGGCCGCCTGTTTCAGGTGATGTTCGAACAGGGCGTGGTCATCGTTGCGACGTCCAACCAGCCACCTCATCAGCTTTATGCTGACGGTTTCAACCGCGAGCGCTTCCTGCCTGCCATCGATGCAATCGAGCGCCACATGCATGTAGTAAACGTGGACGGTGGTGCTGATCATCGCTTGCGTCCAGGTGTGGGCGAGCAGCGTTACTGGGTGCGTGATCCCCACGAAGACGGGGTGCTACGTTCGGTCTTCGACAGGTTGAACGGCGGGGCGACCACTACGACCGAGCCGGTCCTCATCGGACGCCGGCCGCTTCAAGTTGTGTGCAGCAGCGACTCCGTACTCTGGTGTCGCTTTGCAGACCTGTGCGCACAGCCATTCTCGGCGTTGGATTTCATCGAGCTATGCGATCGCTACCAGTCGATCCTGATTGGCGACGTGCCGCGTTTGGGCAGTGAACAGCGTGAAGGACGCATCGCTCGTGGAACCGAGGATGGTGCGGCGCGGGTGGCAGCGGGGGATCGTGAGCTACCTAAGTTGGCTGCTCACGATGATAGTGTCCGGCGATTCATCGCTCTGGTGGATGAATGCTATGACCGGGGGGTGCCGCTGTATCTCGAAGCCCGGGTTGCCATGGACGAGCTTTACACCGAGGGCTATCTGTCGTTTGCCTTTCGCCGCACGCTGAGCCGATTGCGCGAGATGCAGTTGCAGCGTTTCGGTAGGGCCGATTGA